Below is a window of Populus trichocarpa isolate Nisqually-1 chromosome 3, P.trichocarpa_v4.1, whole genome shotgun sequence DNA.
TAAATAACACGTTGATACAGCATCATACCGAGAATTGAAGAGTACAAATCAAAGCCGCCATGAGTGACACTATGGCTAGTCAGTCGAGTGATTGGGTGCAACTCTATCAACAGGGCAGCATTCATGGACAGGCAACATCTTCCTTTGTATTCTCGGATGCCACCATTGTTAATGTAACAAGTGGTGCATCTGATAATATCATAAATCCAAACAGCTCATCGATTACATCAAGTACTGGTGATCAGAGGTTGACCCCTCAAGGTTGTGTGTCGAAGCCAGTCACAAGGAGGTCTAGAGCTTCAAAGAAGACGCCAGCAACCCTCATCAATGCCAGCACTGCTAATTTTAGAGCCTTAGTGCAACAATTCACTGGCTGTCCTCCTAGTACCTCAATTTCATTTGGGAGCCACAAGGGCCCGATCAACTTGAATTTTGGACTCGGAAGTGCACAAAACCATAGCTGTGCTACTGCAGAAACGGAGCCTCTTGGCAACAGCTATTATCATAGACGACTATCTCAGATGCAGCAACCGAGGCAAAATGCACAGCAACTGCACCAGGACCAAGGATGCAATGTTTCACTTGATAATCTTCCTAATAGCAATGGTTACTCCTCGGTTTCTAGTGACCTTGGACCACATTTAGAGATGCCAGCTGATTATGGGCTTTTCAATATGGACGATATTGCTCTGCAAGAGCTTGTTAACGAGTCTTTCTCCGATGAAAACATGAACAATATCGATTGCTTTTAGGGATAGTACTTAACCATATACCAGACGAGGTATTGTTTTCAGGATCTCCCTCTCTTAGAGAGCCATATTGTATGTTTATCCATCATTTTCACACGCATGTATGCAAAGAAGGGTTATTTTGTGTGGTTGTATTGAAACTGCTGGCATGACAAACAATTTTAAGATGATTATTTGTGATGATTGGATtgcatttttgttctttatgtCATGTGCGACAGCACAGGGTGCTCCTCAATGGGATGGTGAATGACTTTTCCTTTAAAAATTAACgtttatatttagttatttttctttacgaggagcttggattttttttttggagtggCTGTATGTCTTCTTTTAGATTATTCTTGAAGCATTTTctgaaaataatgaattttttctaatgaaaatattgaaaaggtAAAATTGGGAACTGTGTCTTTGTGGGTACgaaatatttacaaaatttaaaaaataagacatcaaaaatctaaaataaataataaaaaaaccctactgGATCAAGGCCTTTCCAAGGGAATATGACTGGGCTAAAAAATAACGAGGACAAATTATTGAACTTGAAAATCACGAGTAACTGCAAAATAATCCATTGTTGGGATTGCATGATTCTCCAATATTTAAATTAGAGAAAATTATATCGAGTTTCCTAttggtttgattgttttttgctctctttttatatcttgaaaaattaCACTGGTGAAtccaaattttcaaatcaaatgaaatgaCTAAACTagtctttaatatatatatatatatatatataaacacctataaatagaaaatcaaaaactctctctctccaaacacattatctctccctctctcttaaaaaaaacaaaatataaacctAATTTAACCAAGATAaaaattaggggtgagcaaaaaaacaattaaactaagaaaacaaaaaataaccgaaaaaatcaaacaaagaaaaacaaaccgaATTGACCGTttagaaaacctaaaaaaaactttggtttgatttcggtttcaaaaatc
It encodes the following:
- the LOC7461972 gene encoding VQ motif-containing protein 22, whose translation is MSDTMASQSSDWVQLYQQGSIHGQATSSFVFSDATIVNVTSGASDNIINPNSSSITSSTGDQRLTPQGCVSKPVTRRSRASKKTPATLINASTANFRALVQQFTGCPPSTSISFGSHKGPINLNFGLGSAQNHSCATAETEPLGNSYYHRRLSQMQQPRQNAQQLHQDQGCNVSLDNLPNSNGYSSVSSDLGPHLEMPADYGLFNMDDIALQELVNESFSDENMNNIDCF